Proteins found in one Brachyspira murdochii DSM 12563 genomic segment:
- a CDS encoding tetratricopeptide repeat protein, translating into MKSKIASTAYTLIKKKKYKKAKEFLLSNKSRIVNDADALAMLSFADIFLKDFYGAEELSRKALREDSFCINGMLAKAYISLNNGHRENALREYFRILDLEPENKVAKDNIERIRFLTNNARGDEINPRSYLLGKKKIAVSKFLFLIPIAFILTFVSYITIDRLYPKIRYVLLDKDQKELREKLENVYLFEGLEDGKIPESAKSPTYSPREVAEMFDKAKNNMRSASVNEAVMIINGALKSDINEYLKERFRVLKEFVIAPDYNIFRESPSYLTVAENYDLYNGGYVKWKADVNRVTQTNIDGIPKKKARILIYDTNDKDIAGVADLIVNVTVTLEPKNYIEVYGKILGYDAKQKSIQIEGQIIKHLPKKK; encoded by the coding sequence ATGAAAAGCAAAATAGCCTCTACAGCATATACTCTAATCAAAAAAAAGAAGTATAAAAAAGCAAAGGAGTTTCTTCTAAGTAATAAATCAAGAATTGTAAATGATGCAGATGCACTTGCTATGCTTTCATTTGCTGATATATTTTTAAAAGATTTTTATGGTGCTGAAGAACTTTCAAGAAAAGCTCTTAGAGAAGACAGTTTTTGTATTAACGGTATGCTTGCAAAGGCATATATAAGTCTTAATAACGGGCATAGAGAAAATGCTTTGAGAGAGTATTTTAGAATATTAGATTTAGAGCCTGAAAATAAAGTTGCAAAAGACAATATAGAGAGGATAAGATTTCTTACAAATAATGCTAGAGGTGATGAGATTAATCCAAGATCATATTTACTAGGCAAAAAGAAAATAGCAGTATCAAAATTTCTTTTTCTTATTCCAATAGCATTTATACTTACATTTGTTTCATACATAACAATAGACAGATTATACCCCAAAATAAGATATGTACTTCTTGATAAAGATCAAAAAGAGTTAAGAGAAAAACTAGAGAATGTTTACTTATTCGAGGGGCTTGAAGACGGAAAGATACCAGAGAGTGCAAAAAGTCCTACATACTCACCTCGCGAAGTAGCTGAAATGTTTGATAAGGCTAAAAACAATATGAGAAGTGCATCTGTTAATGAAGCTGTTATGATAATAAACGGTGCATTAAAAAGCGACATTAATGAATATTTAAAAGAGCGATTTAGAGTTTTAAAAGAATTTGTAATAGCACCAGACTACAATATATTCAGAGAGAGTCCTAGTTATCTTACAGTAGCAGAGAATTACGACCTATACAATGGCGGATATGTGAAATGGAAAGCCGATGTAAACAGAGTAACTCAGACTAATATTGACGGCATACCAAAAAAGAAAGCAAGAATATTAATTTACGACACTAATGATAAAGACATTGCAGGTGTTGCTGATTTAATAGTGAATGTAACTGTAACATTAGAACCTAAAAATTATATAGAAGTGTACGGCAAGATTTTAGGCTATGATGCAAAACAAAAATCAATACAGATTGAAGGTCAGATTATAAAGCATTTGCCCAAGAAGAAGTAA